A part of Kiritimatiellia bacterium genomic DNA contains:
- a CDS encoding PDZ domain-containing protein: MVARWPALAVALSVAAAAHEDSDLDTAIRRVYPALVRIHVIREEAEGGRLNKLRAAGSGVIIRRDGYLISNHHVAGRARRLMCRLADGEELEADLVGSDPLSDIAVIRLRLDQRRSTEPLPVAEFGDSDALRVGMPVLAMGSPGGVAQSVTRGVVSNPALLLPGGLQLDGEDVGALVRWIAHDARIYPGNSGGPLVSLDGRIVGINEIGFAGLGGAIPGNLARSVADQLIRRGAVERSWIGVTLQPRPKSYSVDQGALVASVLPSSPAAEAGLRPGDLLLEFDGTPVQGRMPEDLPVFNALVMATPLGKRVELIALRDGALQRLTVVTRAREPATVRDEEFREWGLTARDFTLFSAIEALRDSRDGVWVTSVRPGGPAERAEPALRPGDVIVEADGRPVRTVAELRAHTRRRLDGRSDPVPVVTTFERGRGRYLTVVRVGLPPPPQPPERSRRPDFPALLQPVSHELAEALGLRGTNGIRIAYVFPGRAAERAGLRAGDILLRFDGERIRAPRPEDVTEFVQMVRQYPIGRTVPLEVWRDRGRIELTLTLEEAADTADEPERYEDPHLDFTVRELTMTDRALLKIPDHVAGVLVDRVAPASVPALAELRPGDLILSVDGSPTPDVAAARRALQALHAARPRFALLLIRRGVHTRFIELEPDWRDSPPEPPTPMETPQ; encoded by the coding sequence ATGGTCGCTCGTTGGCCGGCGCTGGCCGTCGCACTTTCCGTCGCCGCGGCCGCACACGAAGATTCCGATCTGGACACCGCGATCCGCCGGGTGTACCCCGCACTGGTGCGCATCCACGTCATTCGCGAAGAGGCAGAAGGTGGACGTCTAAACAAGCTGCGCGCAGCCGGCAGCGGCGTGATCATCCGGCGCGATGGCTACCTCATCAGCAACCACCACGTTGCCGGTCGCGCCCGCCGCCTGATGTGCCGGCTCGCGGACGGCGAAGAGCTCGAAGCCGATCTGGTCGGCAGCGACCCGCTGTCCGACATCGCGGTGATCCGGCTGCGGCTCGACCAGCGGCGCTCGACCGAACCACTGCCGGTCGCCGAGTTCGGCGACTCCGATGCCCTGCGCGTCGGCATGCCGGTGCTGGCGATGGGCAGCCCCGGTGGCGTCGCGCAGTCGGTCACTCGCGGTGTGGTCAGCAACCCCGCCTTGTTGCTGCCAGGCGGCCTTCAGCTCGACGGCGAGGACGTCGGCGCGCTGGTCCGCTGGATCGCCCACGACGCCCGCATCTACCCCGGCAACAGCGGCGGCCCACTCGTCTCGCTCGACGGCCGCATCGTCGGCATCAACGAAATCGGTTTTGCCGGCCTCGGCGGCGCGATCCCCGGCAACCTCGCCCGCTCCGTCGCCGATCAGCTCATCCGCCGCGGTGCGGTCGAACGCAGCTGGATCGGGGTGACGCTGCAGCCCCGTCCGAAAAGCTACAGCGTGGACCAGGGCGCGCTGGTCGCCTCGGTGCTACCGAGCTCTCCCGCCGCGGAGGCGGGCTTGCGACCCGGCGACCTGCTGCTGGAGTTCGACGGCACCCCCGTACAAGGCCGCATGCCGGAAGATCTGCCGGTCTTCAACGCGCTGGTGATGGCGACGCCGCTGGGCAAACGCGTCGAGCTCATCGCGCTGCGCGACGGCGCACTGCAGCGGCTTACGGTCGTCACGCGCGCGCGGGAACCGGCAACTGTCCGCGACGAGGAGTTCCGCGAATGGGGCCTCACCGCGCGCGACTTCACGCTCTTCTCCGCGATCGAGGCGCTGCGCGACAGCCGCGACGGCGTGTGGGTGACAAGCGTCCGCCCCGGCGGGCCGGCGGAGCGTGCGGAGCCGGCGCTGCGCCCCGGCGATGTCATCGTCGAAGCCGATGGCCGACCCGTTCGCACCGTCGCCGAACTGCGCGCCCACACGCGCCGGCGGCTCGACGGCCGGTCCGATCCGGTCCCCGTGGTCACCACCTTTGAACGCGGTCGCGGCCGCTACCTGACGGTGGTGCGCGTCGGCCTGCCGCCACCGCCACAGCCACCGGAACGCTCGCGTCGGCCCGACTTCCCCGCGCTGCTACAGCCGGTCTCCCACGAGCTGGCCGAGGCGCTGGGCTTGCGCGGCACCAACGGCATCCGCATCGCCTATGTGTTCCCCGGCCGCGCGGCCGAACGCGCCGGATTGCGCGCCGGCGACATCCTGCTGCGGTTCGACGGCGAGCGCATCCGCGCCCCACGCCCCGAAGACGTCACCGAGTTCGTCCAGATGGTGCGCCAGTACCCCATCGGCCGGACCGTCCCGCTCGAAGTCTGGCGCGACCGCGGGCGCATCGAGCTGACCCTCACCCTCGAGGAGGCCGCCGACACCGCCGACGAGCCCGAACGCTACGAGGATCCGCACCTCGACTTCACCGTGCGCGAACTTACGATGACCGACCGCGCACTGCTGAAGATCCCCGACCATGTGGCGGGCGTACTCGTGGACCGCGTCGCGCCCGCGAGTGTGCCGGCGCTGGCCGAGCTGCGTCCCGGCGACCTGATTCTCTCCGTGGACGGCTCGCCCACACCCGACGTCGCCGCCGCCCGCCGCGCGCTGCAGGCGCTCCACGCCGCCCGGCCCCGATTCGCATTGCTCCTCATCCGCCGCGGCGTGCACACCCGCTTCATTGAACTGGAACCCGACTGGCGCGATTCCCCGCCCGAGCCCCCCACGCCCATGGAGACACCGCAATGA
- a CDS encoding glycosyl hydrolase, with protein MNPRRPLAHLPTALLAATLSTAQPATNLWPVAGREARPWAYHWWPGSAVDEVNLRRELARHREAGLGGVHIIPVYGARGAEDRFVPFLSDRWLELFAFTVREAEQLDLGVDLTTGTGWCFGGPAVRPEHGGLRWSVRNGRIEITPTNLKVKRSAPGGEGLMINPFSPAAMREYLSDWSRRFVPPGGVMPRALYHDSYEYYGCTWAPELPAAWRRRCGYAPEEVIEALAGAGPSERVARVAADYRATLSDLAVEEVITQWTSLCRAQGLRTRLQAHGAAANLLDLYALADIPETEMFGRGDRDPLRSGFDERFGEGDRDPLVAKFASSAAHLADRPLVSAETGTWIAEHFCETFEELRCLADLLFASGVNHIFWHGCVYSPDDAPWPGWLFYAATQMNPRNPLWREAATLHACLTRTQSVLQQGRPEADLLLYWPVDDLFMTPPDPGRSVAPLWLGVHQRDWLHGQRVGAVARELWRRGIAFDYVSERGLARLRPAPATGTLATAGGTQWRALLVPATRYLPPTAAARLLDLAADGATVLWETPLPQDVPGLGQLEDRRRQLVELRARLDQAPIAPSPTSGAVTRAVGRGRVITGPLDVLLRAAPIFIPSVGAGEGLQSVRRRVSDGRWLWFAWHGHAPFDREIALPPPVAVACVLDPLTGESGITECRSDPDGVLWLRLRIEPGHSVIVRTWDRGADAPSSAPRWQWLEPDRLLAEPMGWHVRFVSGGPTIPPPFETASAAPWTGRGDEAADAFAGTALYATLFDLQGLERQAPTASNAWTGADRAAVLLDLGDVRHIARVRLNGRDLGARFQRPYRWTLPADLLRPAQNALEIEVTNLAANRIRDLDRRGVRWKNFHDINFVNIRYRPFDASQWPVQTSGLLGPVRLWLARETPASNAR; from the coding sequence ATGAACCCGCGCCGCCCACTCGCGCACCTGCCCACCGCACTGCTGGCCGCAACGCTCTCCACCGCACAGCCAGCCACCAACCTCTGGCCCGTCGCCGGACGCGAGGCCCGCCCGTGGGCCTACCACTGGTGGCCCGGCAGCGCAGTCGACGAGGTGAACCTCCGCCGCGAGCTCGCGCGGCACCGCGAGGCCGGCCTCGGCGGCGTGCATATCATCCCCGTGTACGGTGCGCGGGGTGCGGAAGACCGCTTCGTGCCGTTCCTCTCGGACCGTTGGCTAGAACTGTTCGCGTTCACCGTCCGCGAAGCCGAACAGCTCGATCTGGGCGTAGACCTGACCACCGGCACCGGCTGGTGTTTCGGCGGACCCGCCGTCCGGCCCGAACACGGCGGGCTACGGTGGTCAGTACGAAACGGCCGCATCGAAATCACACCGACGAATTTGAAAGTCAAACGCTCCGCCCCCGGCGGCGAGGGACTGATGATCAACCCTTTCTCGCCCGCCGCGATGCGAGAGTACCTGTCGGACTGGAGCCGACGATTCGTCCCGCCCGGCGGCGTGATGCCGCGGGCGCTCTACCACGACTCCTACGAATACTACGGCTGCACCTGGGCGCCCGAACTGCCCGCCGCATGGCGCCGCCGCTGCGGTTACGCACCGGAGGAGGTGATCGAGGCCCTCGCCGGCGCCGGTCCCAGCGAACGCGTCGCGCGCGTCGCGGCAGACTATCGCGCCACACTCTCCGACCTCGCCGTGGAAGAGGTGATCACTCAGTGGACCTCGCTTTGCCGCGCCCAAGGCCTGCGCACCCGCCTGCAGGCCCACGGCGCGGCCGCGAATCTGCTCGACCTCTATGCGCTCGCCGACATTCCGGAAACCGAAATGTTCGGCCGTGGCGATCGCGACCCGCTCCGCTCCGGATTCGACGAGCGCTTCGGCGAGGGCGACCGCGACCCGCTCGTCGCAAAATTTGCCTCCTCCGCCGCACACCTCGCGGATCGGCCGCTGGTCTCTGCGGAAACCGGCACGTGGATCGCCGAGCATTTTTGTGAAACATTCGAGGAGCTTCGCTGTCTGGCCGACCTCCTCTTCGCCTCGGGCGTGAACCATATCTTCTGGCACGGCTGCGTGTACTCGCCGGACGACGCGCCCTGGCCCGGCTGGCTGTTCTATGCCGCGACCCAGATGAACCCTCGCAATCCGCTCTGGCGCGAGGCGGCGACGCTCCACGCGTGCCTGACACGCACACAAAGCGTACTCCAGCAGGGACGCCCCGAAGCCGACCTGCTCCTGTACTGGCCGGTGGACGATCTCTTCATGACACCTCCCGACCCCGGCCGATCCGTCGCCCCCCTTTGGCTGGGCGTGCACCAGCGTGACTGGCTCCACGGCCAGCGCGTCGGCGCTGTCGCGCGCGAGCTGTGGCGCCGCGGGATCGCGTTCGACTACGTCTCCGAGCGCGGCCTTGCACGGCTGCGCCCGGCCCCCGCGACCGGCACCCTCGCCACCGCCGGCGGCACACAGTGGCGCGCGCTACTGGTGCCGGCCACCCGCTACCTGCCCCCAACCGCAGCGGCGCGCCTCCTTGATCTGGCCGCCGATGGCGCCACCGTACTCTGGGAGACACCGCTGCCGCAGGATGTGCCCGGCCTCGGCCAACTCGAGGACCGGCGCCGCCAGCTCGTCGAGCTGCGCGCGCGGCTCGATCAGGCTCCCATCGCCCCCTCGCCCACGTCCGGCGCAGTCACACGCGCCGTAGGAAGAGGACGCGTCATCACCGGACCGCTCGACGTCCTTCTCCGCGCCGCCCCCATCTTCATCCCGTCTGTCGGTGCCGGTGAGGGCCTGCAGTCTGTTCGTCGTCGCGTCTCGGACGGGCGCTGGCTGTGGTTCGCCTGGCACGGACACGCGCCCTTCGATCGCGAGATCGCACTGCCACCGCCCGTCGCGGTCGCCTGCGTGCTCGACCCCCTCACCGGCGAGTCCGGCATCACCGAATGCCGGTCCGACCCCGACGGTGTCCTTTGGCTCCGCCTCCGTATCGAACCCGGTCACTCGGTCATCGTGCGCACCTGGGATCGCGGCGCCGACGCCCCCTCCTCCGCGCCCCGATGGCAGTGGCTCGAACCGGATCGCTTGCTGGCGGAACCGATGGGTTGGCATGTGCGGTTCGTCTCGGGCGGCCCCACCATCCCCCCGCCCTTTGAAACCGCATCCGCCGCGCCATGGACCGGCCGCGGTGACGAGGCGGCCGACGCCTTCGCCGGCACCGCACTCTATGCGACGCTCTTCGATCTCCAAGGCTTGGAACGCCAGGCTCCCACCGCCTCCAACGCTTGGACCGGCGCAGATCGCGCCGCCGTACTGCTGGACCTCGGCGACGTGCGCCACATCGCCCGCGTTCGGCTCAACGGCCGCGACCTCGGCGCGCGGTTCCAACGCCCCTACCGCTGGACCCTCCCCGCCGATCTGCTGCGCCCCGCCCAAAACGCGCTCGAAATCGAGGTGACCAACCTGGCCGCAAACCGCATTCGGGACCTCGACCGGCGCGGCGTGCGCTGGAAGAATTTTCACGACATCAATTTCGTGAATATCCGCTACCGGCCGTTTGACGCCTCCCAGTGGCCCGTGCAGACCTCCGGGCTGCTGGGACCGGTACGCCTGTGGCTGGCTCGCGAAACGCCCGCCAGTAACGCCCGCTGA
- the smpB gene encoding SsrA-binding protein SmpB — MSGVPSPSTPGRSDGIQVVAEHRRARHDYEILDTFEAGLELRGTEVKSLRARQASLAGSYAQIERGEAWLVDCHIAPYAAGNIHNHEPRRPRRLLLHRREIDRLAGRLQQRGLTLIPLKLYFRRGRAKVELALARGKTHEDRRETLRRREADREATRAIRAARRR; from the coding sequence GTGAGTGGCGTCCCATCACCCTCAACACCCGGCCGCTCCGACGGCATTCAGGTGGTGGCCGAACACCGCCGAGCCCGGCATGACTACGAAATCCTCGACACGTTCGAGGCGGGCCTCGAGCTGCGCGGCACAGAAGTCAAATCGCTGCGCGCACGACAGGCAAGCCTCGCCGGCAGCTACGCGCAGATCGAGCGGGGCGAAGCGTGGCTGGTCGACTGCCACATCGCGCCCTACGCGGCCGGCAACATCCACAACCACGAGCCCCGCCGGCCGCGGCGACTGCTGCTGCACCGGCGGGAAATCGACCGGCTCGCCGGCCGCCTGCAGCAGCGCGGTCTGACCTTGATTCCGCTAAAGCTCTATTTTCGCCGCGGCCGGGCAAAGGTCGAACTCGCCCTCGCCCGCGGCAAAACCCACGAGGACCGGCGCGAGACGCTCCGCCGTCGCGAGGCCGACCGGGAAGCGACGCGCGCGATCCGCGCAGCGCGCCGACGATGA
- the rpoZ gene encoding DNA-directed RNA polymerase subunit omega, with the protein MNVTYLEQAKTRVPNVQVLVNMVSRRVRQLISGQRPLVKPDNLNMEKMDIALKEIATGKLTVEMLFTAEDLRHREQSTWDSTISL; encoded by the coding sequence ATGAACGTCACGTATCTTGAACAGGCGAAAACACGCGTTCCGAACGTTCAGGTGCTCGTGAACATGGTCTCACGGCGTGTGCGCCAGCTGATCAGCGGCCAGCGACCGCTCGTGAAACCCGACAACCTGAACATGGAGAAAATGGACATCGCGCTGAAAGAGATCGCCACGGGCAAACTCACCGTTGAAATGCTGTTCACCGCGGAGGATCTCCGGCACCGCGAGCAGTCCACCTGGGACTCCACCATCTCCCTCTGA
- a CDS encoding queuosine precursor transporter, which produces MTTIAPTLPNRAERLPLAALLVTAAYIAAQMLSDIASLKIGVVAGLAVDMGTFVYPLTFTLRDLLHRETGRRGARAIVLAAGVINLAMAGYLRWAAAVPADPSWGLGREFAAILGPVWRIVLASIAAEVLSELADTEVYHWFVTRVTRRHPWARVLVSNVVAVPLDNLVFCLGAFGGVLPSHTILEIFTLNLAVKGVVTLASIPLIWLARDRGPHNA; this is translated from the coding sequence ATGACCACCATCGCCCCCACCCTGCCCAACCGCGCCGAGCGGCTGCCCCTCGCCGCCCTGTTGGTCACCGCCGCCTACATCGCCGCGCAAATGCTCTCCGACATCGCCAGCCTGAAAATCGGCGTCGTCGCCGGACTGGCGGTGGACATGGGCACTTTCGTGTACCCGCTGACTTTCACGCTGCGCGACCTGCTGCATCGCGAAACCGGACGGCGCGGCGCCCGCGCGATCGTGCTGGCGGCCGGCGTGATCAACCTGGCCATGGCCGGCTACCTGCGCTGGGCTGCCGCGGTACCGGCCGACCCTTCCTGGGGCCTCGGACGAGAATTCGCGGCGATCCTCGGCCCCGTCTGGCGCATCGTGCTGGCCTCGATCGCCGCGGAGGTGCTCAGCGAACTCGCCGATACCGAAGTGTACCACTGGTTTGTCACCCGGGTGACCCGCCGCCACCCGTGGGCGCGAGTGCTCGTCAGCAATGTGGTCGCGGTGCCGCTGGACAACCTGGTCTTCTGCCTCGGCGCCTTCGGTGGTGTGCTGCCATCGCACACCATCCTCGAAATCTTCACGCTCAACCTGGCCGTGAAGGGCGTGGTGACCCTCGCCAGCATCCCGCTCATCTGGCTGGCGCGCGACCGCGGACCGCACAACGCGTAA
- a CDS encoding L,D-transpeptidase encodes MELLQLCNPGVTGRLAVGQTLLVPTGTVELVISKAANTLTVRRNGEFFREYRVATGVSNCTPTGEFTITDRVERPTWWRPDDNRPIPYGHPEHELGTHWLAWSLKGYGIHGTNRPETIGTQASRGCVRMRNEDVAEVYALAPVGTRVIVRE; translated from the coding sequence GTGGAGCTGCTGCAGCTGTGCAACCCCGGTGTGACGGGTCGGCTGGCGGTGGGTCAAACGTTGCTGGTGCCGACCGGCACCGTTGAACTGGTGATTTCGAAGGCCGCGAACACGCTGACGGTGCGGCGCAACGGTGAGTTTTTCCGCGAGTATCGGGTTGCGACGGGCGTCAGCAACTGCACACCGACGGGGGAGTTCACCATCACTGACCGGGTGGAACGGCCGACGTGGTGGCGGCCGGACGACAACCGGCCGATCCCGTACGGGCACCCCGAGCATGAGCTCGGTACGCACTGGCTGGCGTGGAGTCTGAAGGGGTACGGTATCCACGGTACGAACAGGCCCGAAACGATCGGCACGCAGGCCAGCCGCGGGTGTGTGCGGATGCGCAACGAGGACGTCGCGGAGGTGTATGCGCTGGCGCCGGTGGGCACGCGGGTGATCGTCCGCGAGTGA
- a CDS encoding 2-isopropylmalate synthase codes for MNRDDRRVRIFDTTLRDGEQCPGASMSPREKLEIARQLARLGVDVIEAGFPVISTGDFGAVEAIARQVRGPIIAGLARCVPKDIDAAGAALKPAGRRARIHVFLATSKIHREYKLGKPEDEILRLAVEGVRRARQWVEDVEFSPEDASRTERDFLVQVCRAVVAAGARTVNIPDTVGYATPDEFGALIRHLREQVPEFQRGEAVISVHCHNDLGLAVANSLAAVRNGARQVECTVNGIGERAGNAALEEIVMALKTRADAFGQLTTGIQTREILKTSRLVSRLSGMVVQRNKAIVGENAFAHSSGIHQDGILKKRETYEIMDPRDVGWGHTELPLTKHSGRHAVSARLRHLGFRLSERDLDDIFAKFKEIGDKKKFVYDEDLVALVEARLDDVPPTWSLDYLGFSSGNHAIPTATVRLRRAKPAAVVQEAGTGDGPVHAAIRAIDRIVGLEGELLEYGLRAVSQGTDALGEVVVKVRFDRGEPVAGRGSSTDVVEASARAYLSAVNRYLYGRAAALRRGTKRGDGGGRP; via the coding sequence ATGAACCGGGACGATCGGCGGGTTCGGATCTTCGATACGACGTTGCGCGACGGCGAGCAGTGCCCCGGCGCGTCGATGTCGCCGCGGGAAAAACTCGAGATTGCGCGGCAACTGGCCCGGCTCGGCGTGGATGTGATCGAGGCGGGGTTTCCGGTGATCAGCACGGGCGACTTCGGCGCGGTGGAGGCGATCGCACGGCAGGTACGGGGGCCGATCATCGCGGGGCTGGCTCGCTGCGTGCCGAAGGACATTGACGCCGCGGGCGCGGCGCTGAAGCCGGCCGGCCGGCGGGCGCGCATCCACGTGTTCCTTGCGACGTCGAAGATCCACCGCGAGTACAAGTTGGGCAAGCCGGAGGACGAGATCCTGCGGCTGGCGGTGGAGGGCGTCCGCCGGGCGCGGCAGTGGGTGGAGGATGTGGAGTTTTCTCCGGAGGACGCCTCGCGCACGGAGCGGGACTTTCTGGTGCAGGTGTGCCGCGCGGTGGTCGCGGCGGGTGCGCGGACGGTGAACATTCCGGACACCGTCGGCTATGCGACGCCGGACGAGTTTGGCGCGCTGATCCGTCACCTGCGGGAGCAGGTGCCGGAGTTCCAGCGGGGCGAGGCGGTGATCAGCGTTCACTGCCACAACGATCTCGGGTTGGCGGTCGCCAATTCGCTGGCGGCGGTCCGCAACGGCGCGCGTCAGGTGGAGTGCACAGTGAACGGCATCGGCGAGCGGGCGGGCAACGCGGCGCTGGAAGAGATCGTGATGGCGCTGAAGACGCGTGCGGATGCGTTCGGACAGCTGACCACCGGCATCCAGACGCGTGAGATTCTGAAGACGTCCCGGCTCGTCTCGCGGCTGAGCGGCATGGTGGTGCAGCGGAACAAAGCGATCGTGGGGGAGAACGCGTTCGCCCACTCCAGCGGCATTCACCAGGACGGCATCCTGAAGAAGCGCGAGACCTACGAGATCATGGACCCGCGCGACGTTGGCTGGGGGCACACGGAGCTGCCGCTGACCAAGCACAGCGGTCGCCACGCGGTCTCCGCGCGGCTGCGACACCTGGGGTTCCGGCTGTCCGAGCGGGATCTCGACGACATCTTCGCGAAGTTCAAAGAGATCGGCGACAAGAAGAAGTTCGTGTACGACGAGGATCTGGTGGCGCTGGTCGAGGCGCGGCTGGACGATGTGCCGCCGACCTGGTCGCTTGACTATCTGGGGTTCAGCAGCGGCAATCATGCGATTCCGACCGCGACGGTGCGGCTGCGCAGGGCGAAGCCGGCGGCGGTGGTGCAGGAGGCCGGCACGGGCGACGGTCCGGTGCATGCGGCGATCCGTGCGATTGACCGGATTGTCGGATTGGAGGGCGAGCTGCTTGAGTACGGGCTGCGGGCGGTGTCGCAGGGGACCGACGCGCTGGGCGAGGTGGTGGTGAAGGTGCGGTTTGACCGCGGCGAGCCGGTGGCGGGGCGGGGCTCGAGCACCGATGTGGTCGAGGCGAGTGCGCGAGCGTACCTGAGCGCGGTGAACCGCTACCTGTATGGCCGTGCTGCGGCGTTGCGGCGGGGCACGAAGCGCGGCGACGGTGGAGGGCGGCCGTGA
- the aroE gene encoding shikimate dehydrogenase, translated as MSGGGRDWPNAQTQLFAVLGHPVAHSLSPVMHNAALRELGLNAVYLAFDVRPEEVPAAIRGLAAIGCAGANVTVPLKEIAARCVVALDESAQRAGAVNTIRFTPEGPVGHSTDGEGFLRGVREAFDVSPRGLRVFVLGCGGAGRTVALECARAGAAAVTVCDAAEERAARLRAELRAAAPAVAVAAVPVAEAARAAAAAELIVQATPVGLHEGDLSPLPPEAFARGVLAYDLIYHRPVTPFMRAAESAGARAANGLGMLLHQGVRALELWTGRTAPVDVMRAALERAVYG; from the coding sequence GTGAGCGGTGGCGGGCGGGACTGGCCGAACGCGCAGACGCAGCTGTTCGCGGTGCTGGGGCATCCGGTCGCGCACAGTCTCTCGCCGGTGATGCACAATGCGGCGCTGCGCGAGCTGGGCCTCAACGCGGTGTACCTCGCGTTCGATGTTCGGCCGGAGGAGGTGCCGGCGGCGATCCGAGGTCTGGCAGCGATCGGTTGCGCGGGGGCGAACGTGACGGTGCCGTTGAAGGAAATCGCGGCGCGGTGTGTCGTCGCGCTGGACGAGAGCGCGCAGAGGGCCGGCGCGGTGAACACGATCCGGTTCACGCCAGAGGGGCCGGTGGGCCACAGCACGGACGGCGAAGGTTTCCTGCGCGGGGTGAGGGAAGCGTTCGACGTGTCGCCGAGGGGGCTGCGAGTGTTTGTGCTGGGCTGCGGCGGTGCGGGACGGACGGTTGCGCTGGAGTGTGCGCGGGCCGGTGCCGCAGCGGTCACGGTATGCGATGCGGCGGAGGAGCGGGCCGCACGGCTGCGGGCGGAGCTGCGCGCCGCTGCGCCGGCGGTGGCGGTGGCCGCGGTGCCGGTGGCGGAGGCCGCGCGGGCTGCGGCCGCCGCGGAGCTCATTGTGCAGGCCACACCGGTCGGGCTGCACGAGGGCGACCTCTCGCCGCTGCCGCCCGAGGCGTTTGCGCGGGGTGTGCTCGCGTATGACCTCATCTATCACCGGCCCGTCACGCCGTTCATGCGGGCGGCAGAGAGCGCCGGTGCGCGGGCCGCCAACGGGTTGGGCATGCTGCTGCATCAGGGTGTGCGCGCGTTGGAGCTGTGGACCGGCCGCACGGCGCCGGTGGACGTGATGCGCGCGGCGCTGGAGCGCGCGGTGTACGGATGA
- a CDS encoding prepilin peptidase, with protein MIGPFEWPPVAMALVAGLFGACAGSFLNVCIYRIPKDLSIVRPGSRCPACGTPIAWYDNIPIVSWLVLRARCRHCRAPISPRYVMVEALVAALWAALAWRYGWSPMFGLGALAVAGLTLATFVDLDEMYIPDRVSLGGVVVGLVAAWLWPELHDADRRWVGLARSAVGAAVGAGVLALLAWAGERIFGQEAMGMGDVKLMGAIGACFGWPAVLFTFLVSSLFGAVVGLGLVALRRRELRSAIPFGPFLALGATLWLLGGQEWWELYMATVGRWRP; from the coding sequence ATGATCGGGCCGTTCGAATGGCCGCCGGTGGCGATGGCGCTGGTGGCCGGTCTTTTCGGCGCCTGCGCCGGTAGCTTTCTGAACGTCTGTATCTACCGGATTCCGAAGGATCTTTCGATTGTGCGGCCGGGGTCGCGCTGCCCCGCGTGCGGCACGCCGATCGCGTGGTACGACAACATTCCGATTGTGAGCTGGCTGGTGCTTCGCGCGCGCTGCCGGCACTGTCGGGCGCCGATTTCGCCGCGCTACGTGATGGTGGAGGCACTCGTGGCGGCGCTTTGGGCGGCGCTCGCGTGGCGGTACGGTTGGAGCCCGATGTTCGGGCTCGGCGCGCTCGCAGTCGCCGGGTTGACGCTGGCGACGTTTGTGGACCTGGATGAGATGTACATTCCGGACCGCGTATCGCTGGGGGGTGTGGTGGTGGGGCTGGTGGCGGCGTGGCTGTGGCCGGAGCTGCACGATGCGGACCGCCGGTGGGTGGGGCTGGCGCGTTCGGCGGTTGGCGCGGCGGTGGGTGCCGGCGTGCTCGCGCTGCTGGCGTGGGCGGGGGAGCGGATCTTCGGGCAGGAGGCGATGGGAATGGGCGACGTGAAGCTGATGGGCGCGATCGGCGCCTGTTTTGGCTGGCCGGCGGTGCTGTTCACGTTTCTGGTCTCCTCGCTGTTCGGCGCGGTGGTCGGGCTGGGGCTGGTCGCGCTTCGCCGGCGCGAACTGCGCAGCGCGATCCCGTTCGGGCCGTTCCTGGCCCTCGGTGCGACGCTCTGGTTGCTCGGCGGGCAGGAATGGTGGGAACTTTACATGGCGACGGTGGGGCGGTGGCGGCCGTGA
- a CDS encoding shikimate kinase, which produces MAAVSWGAPSSPANLVLVGFMGTGKSAVGRRLAERWGRRFLDMDVMIEQREGRTIPEIFRDSGEPYFRRLESALAAELATPCSLVIAAGGGIVLNPENIAHLGRGGVVVCLLASPEAILQRVATDMHRPLLQAPDRERRVRELLEARRPFYEAIPHRVDTTGRSVEEVAELVEQLYRRAVATQN; this is translated from the coding sequence GTGGCGGCCGTGAGTTGGGGGGCACCTTCATCGCCGGCGAATCTGGTGCTGGTGGGGTTCATGGGCACCGGCAAGTCCGCGGTTGGCCGTCGGCTGGCGGAGCGCTGGGGCCGGCGATTTCTCGACATGGACGTGATGATTGAGCAGCGCGAGGGGCGCACGATCCCGGAGATTTTCCGGGATTCGGGCGAGCCGTACTTTCGCCGCCTTGAGAGCGCGCTGGCGGCCGAGCTGGCCACGCCGTGCTCGCTGGTGATCGCGGCGGGTGGCGGCATTGTGTTGAATCCTGAAAATATCGCGCATCTTGGCCGGGGGGGCGTAGTGGTGTGCCTGCTGGCCAGTCCGGAGGCGATTCTGCAGCGGGTGGCGACGGACATGCACCGGCCGCTGCTGCAGGCGCCGGACCGCGAGCGGCGGGTCCGCGAGCTGCTCGAGGCGCGGCGGCCGTTCTACGAGGCGATTCCGCACCGCGTGGACACGACGGGCCGCTCGGTGGAGGAGGTCGCGGAGCTCGTCGAGCAATTGTATCGGCGCGCAGTTGCGACGCAGAACTGA